GTCTGGCTGATAATGCCTCAAGTGCCTTGGCCAGCGCGCTTTGTAATCCATGCACCCCATTGAGCGATGATGCCCCGTCAAGCGATGCTGTTTTGAGCAGCACATCATGTAACATTATATCACCATCCTGATTGCGTATGACAAACCCCATTTCAACAGTGGCATGCACATCAGGCGTGAAAGCGAATAGCCGCATATCAATGTCCATCGTATAATCTGGATCTTGCATGGTTACATTTGTGCCAAACCGGATGTCGTGGCTGGCACTGTCCAGCGTCTCGCTGATCGTGCGTTTTAATAACAGGGCCGGTGCACTATGCCAATAATGCCCGCGCCTTTCCTGTAACTGGATCGGGTCTGTGTCACTGATAATCACCAAAGCACGACTTGACTGAATGCCGCGCATATCCAGCTTGGTAAGCTGGATCGTCGCTTCGGTGCCATAGTGGATCGGCGGGATTGACGTTTCTATATTGTAATGCGTGTCGGCCATGCGGGGGGCAGGGGATGTGCACCCTCCTATGATGGTCAGCAGTACTACAATGGCGCCAAAGCGAATGGCAGAATGAATCATGAGATGGCTCCCGGCTTAAGTGATGACAATATCATTGCGACCCCATAATCAGCAGACT
This window of the Candidatus Puniceispirillum marinum IMCC1322 genome carries:
- a CDS encoding ABC-type transport auxiliary lipoprotein family protein; translation: MIHSAIRFGAIVVLLTIIGGCTSPAPRMADTHYNIETSIPPIHYGTEATIQLTKLDMRGIQSSRALVIISDTDPIQLQERRGHYWHSAPALLLKRTISETLDSASHDIRFGTNVTMQDPDYTMDIDMRLFAFTPDVHATVEMGFVIRNQDGDIMLHDVLLKTASLDGASSLNGVHGLQSALAKALEALSARLACHVTSSKISTLSKC